In Ectothiorhodospira sp. BSL-9, a single window of DNA contains:
- a CDS encoding alginate export family protein — MVAGALALSMGLGAGAATADWDWGGDLRVRVTDLKDIPVTGQGEVDQLFNRNRTRLWASYQFSDDVGFTGRLMNEFRFYDKGRDYTRNHDPLGEIVPDLLYVDINNLAEGRVDLRLGRQELIYGTGNILLNGTPRDGSRSLFYNAIKASVALGPAHSVDLLAIYNEAKDSLTINREPQLTLIEHDEAAAGLYGRYSGVEDTPLEYYWIYKQEKNRSYLRPDPDTQADADFHTVGVRAAPDRGQWAANLELALQRGTQADDDLKGELLDASVTFRPDIWGDTRPAFTVGYYYLSGNDAGTDNNEGWRPVFSRWPQFSELYAYGFIGSEFGVAGWSNLKAPFVGLDMTPSPRTSLKLRYHRMYADEKDGPGNGDLRGDLLTAVLGVNLAENVRGHLWAEFLDPGHYHERGAGDAHFLRANIEYSF; from the coding sequence ATGGTGGCCGGCGCGCTGGCGTTGTCCATGGGGCTGGGCGCAGGCGCGGCCACGGCGGACTGGGATTGGGGCGGAGATCTGCGGGTGCGGGTGACCGATCTGAAGGATATTCCCGTCACGGGCCAGGGCGAGGTGGACCAGTTATTCAATCGCAACCGTACGCGCCTGTGGGCCAGCTATCAGTTCAGCGACGACGTTGGCTTCACGGGCCGGCTGATGAACGAGTTCCGCTTCTACGACAAGGGGCGGGATTACACCCGCAATCACGACCCCCTGGGCGAGATCGTTCCCGACCTGCTCTACGTGGACATCAACAACCTGGCAGAAGGTCGGGTGGATCTGCGCCTGGGCCGTCAGGAACTCATCTACGGCACCGGCAACATCCTCCTCAACGGCACCCCGCGGGATGGGTCCCGCAGCCTGTTCTATAACGCCATCAAGGCCAGTGTGGCGCTGGGGCCGGCGCACAGTGTGGATCTGCTGGCCATCTACAACGAGGCCAAGGATTCGCTGACCATCAACCGGGAGCCGCAACTGACGCTGATCGAGCATGATGAGGCGGCGGCAGGCCTGTATGGGCGTTATTCTGGAGTGGAGGACACGCCCCTGGAGTATTACTGGATTTACAAGCAGGAGAAGAATCGCAGTTACCTGCGGCCGGACCCGGATACTCAGGCCGATGCCGACTTCCACACCGTGGGCGTGCGCGCCGCCCCGGACCGGGGTCAGTGGGCCGCCAACCTGGAACTGGCCCTGCAGCGGGGCACTCAGGCGGATGATGACCTCAAGGGCGAACTGCTGGATGCCTCGGTCACCTTCCGGCCGGATATCTGGGGCGATACCCGCCCCGCGTTCACCGTTGGCTATTACTACCTGTCCGGTAACGATGCCGGCACCGACAACAATGAAGGCTGGCGTCCCGTGTTCTCCCGCTGGCCCCAGTTCAGCGAACTGTATGCCTACGGCTTTATCGGCAGCGAGTTCGGGGTGGCCGGCTGGAGCAACCTCAAGGCACCTTTTGTGGGTCTGGACATGACCCCTTCACCGCGCACCTCCCTGAAACTTCGCTATCATCGGATGTACGCGGATGAAAAGGATGGCCCGGGCAATGGGGATCTGCGGGGTGATCTGCTCACGGCGGTGCTGGGAGTGAATCTGGCCGAGAATGTTCGCGGTCATCTGTGGGCCGAGTTTCTGGACCCCGGTCATTATCATGAGCGAGGGGCGGGTGATGCCCATTTCCTTCGGGCCAATATCGAATACAGCTTCTAG
- a CDS encoding PilZ domain-containing protein: MTLRDPFQDVLVIQDRLPILHSTVEALPPSEELARVNEANEGLLRVYVSLDDAAPRVNEELGSEISHELARIETKLNVILEMLGSLLHTQVKSPDPVTMRISAEGLGWVQGERLEPGQILRMQWHLCPQFPRPLELYGEVASCQAVADGFEISVGFRGLSPLLEDGIQKLVFRRHRRSVAQSRAR; the protein is encoded by the coding sequence ATGACTCTCCGTGATCCCTTCCAGGATGTGCTGGTGATTCAGGATCGTCTGCCGATCCTGCACAGCACTGTGGAGGCCTTGCCCCCGAGTGAGGAGCTGGCTCGCGTCAATGAGGCCAATGAGGGCCTGCTCAGGGTGTATGTCAGTCTGGATGACGCCGCTCCGCGGGTGAATGAAGAACTCGGGAGCGAGATCTCCCATGAACTGGCCCGTATCGAGACCAAGCTCAATGTGATCCTTGAGATGCTGGGTTCCCTGCTGCACACGCAGGTGAAATCACCGGACCCGGTGACCATGCGGATTTCCGCAGAGGGGCTGGGATGGGTGCAGGGAGAGCGCCTGGAGCCGGGGCAGATACTGCGCATGCAGTGGCATCTTTGCCCGCAGTTCCCGCGGCCACTGGAACTTTATGGTGAAGTTGCCTCCTGTCAGGCGGTGGCTGACGGATTCGAGATTTCCGTGGGTTTTCGTGGGCTTAGCCCGTTGCTTGAGGATGGCATTCAGAAACTGGTGTTCAGAAGACACCGCCGCAGTGTGGCCCAGTCGCGGGCCCGCTGA